The Geotalea uraniireducens Rf4 genome window below encodes:
- the xerD gene encoding site-specific tyrosine recombinase XerD: MNEYLDLFLNYLLVEKGLTKNTLEAYSRDLSVYLDFLAERKRTNPENVTALDVVEHVTRLKDSGLAPRSRARALSAIRMFHRFLLVENYSVSNPTAIIETPKTVNRLPEVLSGREVESLLATAKGDGTFEVRDRAMLEVLYATGLRVSELVSLKLRDVNIDAGYLLTMGKGEKERLVPMGESARTAIGEYLAGIRILLDRKGDNEYLFLSRLGGKMSRQAFWNIIKKRSGAAGIRKNISPHTLRHSFATHLLENGADLRSVQIMLGHADLSSTQIYTHVTRERLKKLHQEFHPRG; the protein is encoded by the coding sequence ATGAACGAGTACCTTGACCTGTTTTTGAATTATCTTCTTGTAGAGAAGGGTTTGACTAAAAATACCCTTGAAGCTTATAGTCGTGACTTGAGTGTGTATCTGGATTTTCTCGCGGAACGAAAGCGCACGAACCCGGAAAACGTTACTGCGTTGGATGTGGTTGAGCACGTGACGCGGCTTAAAGATTCCGGTCTTGCACCGCGGAGTCGTGCCAGGGCTCTTTCCGCCATAAGGATGTTTCACCGTTTCCTTTTGGTTGAAAACTATTCCGTCAGCAACCCTACAGCCATCATAGAAACGCCGAAGACTGTCAACCGGTTGCCTGAGGTGCTCTCGGGACGCGAGGTTGAAAGCCTGCTGGCGACTGCAAAAGGCGATGGGACGTTCGAGGTGCGTGACCGCGCCATGCTCGAAGTCCTTTATGCCACAGGGCTGCGGGTTTCGGAATTGGTGTCGCTCAAGTTGCGGGATGTGAATATCGACGCCGGTTATTTGCTGACCATGGGGAAGGGGGAAAAGGAACGTCTCGTACCCATGGGGGAATCGGCAAGAACGGCCATAGGCGAGTATCTTGCCGGCATACGCATATTGCTTGACAGGAAAGGCGACAACGAGTATCTGTTCTTGAGCAGGCTGGGGGGTAAAATGAGTCGCCAGGCGTTCTGGAATATCATCAAGAAACGGTCTGGTGCGGCCGGAATCAGAAAAAACATTTCACCGCATACCCTCAGACACTCTTTTGCTACCCATCTGCTGGAAAACGGGGCGGATCTCCGTAGCGTACAAATCATGCTTGGTCATGCGGACTTGTCATCTACCCAGATATACACCCATGTGACTCGCGAACGTTTAAAGAAACTCCACCAGGAGTTTCACCCCCGGGGATAG
- a CDS encoding N-acetylmuramoyl-L-alanine amidase, which produces MRRKLVVLIWIILVTAFCSQIAWGEQQETEGKKRERAAKKKQKTGTAKPKEKKKQTAKKQTRSETRTPSTVTHKTATAMAVEPASRAIVKEMRHWSNPDYSRLAVTLDREAGFEYHKLPPKNEPSVPPRLYLDINGARIGPGVKDLAIGDGLLKTARIAQYRPDVVRVVLDLDSIKDYNVFTFSDPFRIMVDVKGDRKPEISAVKESIKESPPLVETARIEAVAEKIQAKAKVKPGKIRRIVVDPGHGGHDPGAIGAGGTKEKDVVLQIGLKLAHKLKEELGIDAVLTRSTDEFIELQERTAIANKVGADLFVSVHANASLNRSANGIETYYLNLAKTEKAAQLAAKENGTSLEKVSLLQAVLFDLMANYKLNDSAHLAEEVQKAVSSKVNGQYSVKNLGVKQGPFYVLVGATMPSILVETAFLSNEREEGRLKDPRYQDITADGILAGIKAYIAGLK; this is translated from the coding sequence ATGCGACGAAAATTAGTTGTTTTAATCTGGATTATCCTCGTCACCGCGTTTTGCTCGCAGATCGCATGGGGAGAGCAGCAAGAGACGGAGGGGAAAAAGCGGGAGCGGGCCGCCAAAAAGAAACAAAAAACCGGCACTGCAAAGCCAAAGGAGAAGAAGAAACAAACGGCGAAAAAGCAGACCCGATCCGAGACGCGAACGCCTTCAACCGTTACGCATAAAACCGCAACCGCCATGGCTGTTGAGCCCGCATCCAGGGCAATAGTCAAGGAGATGCGCCATTGGTCCAATCCCGACTACTCCCGCCTTGCCGTCACCCTCGACCGGGAGGCCGGATTCGAATATCATAAACTGCCCCCCAAAAATGAGCCGTCGGTTCCTCCCCGTCTCTACCTGGATATCAACGGCGCCAGGATAGGGCCGGGAGTAAAAGACCTGGCCATTGGCGATGGTCTGTTGAAGACGGCGCGCATTGCCCAGTACCGGCCGGATGTCGTACGGGTTGTGCTCGATCTGGACAGCATCAAGGACTACAATGTATTCACCTTCTCCGATCCTTTCCGCATCATGGTGGATGTCAAAGGAGATCGTAAGCCGGAGATCTCCGCCGTTAAAGAAAGTATCAAGGAGTCCCCCCCGCTGGTCGAGACTGCCAGGATTGAAGCGGTGGCGGAGAAAATTCAGGCGAAAGCGAAAGTAAAGCCGGGTAAGATACGGCGGATTGTCGTCGATCCCGGGCACGGCGGGCATGATCCGGGGGCGATTGGAGCCGGCGGAACCAAGGAAAAGGACGTTGTTCTTCAGATTGGTCTCAAACTGGCACACAAACTGAAGGAAGAGCTGGGGATCGATGCTGTATTAACCAGATCTACCGATGAATTTATTGAGCTGCAGGAGCGGACTGCTATTGCCAACAAGGTCGGCGCCGATCTCTTTGTATCGGTTCATGCCAACGCTTCCCTCAATCGCAGCGCAAACGGCATCGAGACGTACTATCTGAACCTGGCCAAGACCGAAAAAGCGGCCCAGCTTGCTGCCAAAGAAAATGGCACATCCCTGGAAAAGGTGAGTCTCTTGCAGGCAGTGCTCTTTGATCTCATGGCGAACTACAAGCTGAACGATTCCGCACATCTTGCCGAAGAGGTGCAGAAAGCCGTTTCCAGCAAGGTGAATGGTCAATATTCTGTTAAAAACCTTGGGGTAAAACAGGGGCCGTTTTATGTCCTGGTAGGGGCTACCATGCCGAGCATCCTCGTGGAAACGGCTTTTTTAAGTAATGAGCGCGAAGAAGGCCGGCTCAAGGATCCACGTTATCAGGACATTACCGCTGATGGCATACTGGCCGGCATCAAGGCGTATATCGCCGGTCTCAAGTGA
- the glnD gene encoding [protein-PII] uridylyltransferase: MEFDIDQYFPAISRTEHASFEETRPLLLAASKQFLEHYREEIKEKHRAGAGGDWVVKAITVMSDTLIKKLFQSITRGFSNYKHAREQLTLVSVGGYGRGELNPYSDIDLMFLHGGKDSKRIEDIAQKLLYFLWDMRLDVGYSVRTSNDCVEMSNSDTTVKTALLDARFLVGSRTLFKDFQKVMLTQILAKRSDAFIKEKLDELNKRRDKYGSSIYILEPNIKEGEGCLRDLHTAMWVAKIKYKITDPRELIVKGVLSEDELAAYYSSLAYLWRIRNEMHYSAVRKADQLTFDMQTNLAGFFGYTDRGKVLAVEEFMRDFYLHATRVEHFSSLMVSKCARREEGALKILGYFTRRPVGEGFYVLKGELVIPDESIIAKDPTKLMKIFEYAQKHGVSLNINVKALVRGSLDLINDKFRRSKEVNSSFFAILRSDKGVAETLKLMHHLEFLNRFIPEFERIYCKVQHDIYHIYTVDIHSLFAVEETVRLWKGEHSEDLPLLTQLACEVDKRELLLLAVLLHDVGKGEGGGHADKGADMARTVARRMGLTREDSERLEFLIRNHLLFAHIAQRRDLHDEKMIIQFARQMGKSENLKMLYLLTYADIKGVGPEVWTEWKALLLQELYEKAFKVLERGDFKFEASSERVKKVKRQVLEILGDDYPTTLVKEELKALTTRHLLSNSPAVIADHIKTLLLLDGKNLVMKVVHEVDKGYSNFTICTLDVPGLFSMITGVMAANGMNILGAQILTSRNGKALDVLQVNSPQGFVITDESRWQRLEDDMRQVLQGKVRVGTLVKKRYRPTILTEKPKPKFPTRVEIDNEVSADYTVIDIYTHDKVGLLYRITSTLTELGLYIGVSKVSTKVDQVADVFYVKDIFGHKLLGGDKLEEIRIHLLKAIDEEI, translated from the coding sequence ATGGAATTCGACATCGATCAATATTTCCCGGCAATATCCAGGACGGAGCACGCTTCGTTTGAAGAGACACGCCCTCTTTTATTAGCGGCAAGCAAGCAGTTTCTCGAACATTACCGGGAAGAGATCAAAGAGAAACATCGCGCCGGGGCTGGCGGAGACTGGGTCGTCAAAGCGATTACGGTCATGTCGGATACCCTGATCAAAAAACTCTTCCAAAGCATCACCAGGGGGTTCAGCAATTACAAGCATGCCAGGGAACAGCTGACTCTCGTTTCTGTCGGCGGCTATGGACGCGGCGAGCTCAACCCATATTCCGACATCGATCTCATGTTTCTCCATGGCGGCAAGGATTCGAAGCGGATAGAGGACATCGCCCAGAAACTTCTCTACTTTCTTTGGGACATGCGCCTGGATGTCGGGTATTCGGTTCGAACCAGCAACGACTGCGTGGAAATGTCGAACTCGGATACGACCGTTAAAACCGCTCTCCTTGACGCACGTTTTCTGGTCGGCAGCAGAACGCTGTTCAAGGATTTTCAGAAGGTGATGCTGACCCAGATCCTTGCCAAGAGGAGTGATGCGTTTATCAAGGAAAAACTTGATGAATTGAATAAACGGCGGGATAAATACGGCTCAAGCATCTACATTCTGGAGCCGAACATCAAGGAGGGTGAAGGTTGCCTGCGGGACCTCCATACAGCCATGTGGGTCGCCAAGATCAAATACAAGATAACCGATCCCCGTGAACTGATAGTAAAAGGGGTGCTTTCTGAGGATGAACTGGCCGCTTATTATAGTTCGCTTGCGTATCTCTGGCGGATACGGAATGAAATGCACTACTCTGCTGTCCGAAAGGCCGATCAGCTGACCTTCGACATGCAGACCAATCTCGCCGGATTCTTCGGCTATACGGACCGGGGAAAGGTCCTTGCTGTTGAGGAATTCATGCGGGACTTTTATCTGCATGCCACGAGGGTGGAGCATTTTTCCTCTCTGATGGTCTCGAAATGTGCCAGGCGTGAAGAGGGTGCGCTGAAGATCCTTGGTTATTTTACCAGGCGGCCGGTGGGGGAGGGGTTTTATGTACTCAAAGGGGAGCTGGTGATCCCCGACGAGTCGATCATCGCCAAAGACCCGACGAAGCTGATGAAGATATTCGAATACGCCCAGAAGCATGGCGTATCTTTGAACATCAATGTCAAGGCCCTGGTACGTGGAAGTCTCGACCTGATCAACGACAAATTCCGCCGCAGCAAGGAGGTCAACAGCTCCTTTTTTGCCATTCTCCGTTCTGATAAAGGTGTTGCGGAAACCTTGAAGCTCATGCATCACCTGGAATTTCTCAATCGGTTCATTCCCGAGTTCGAGCGGATCTACTGCAAGGTACAGCACGACATATACCACATATATACCGTCGACATCCATTCGCTGTTCGCCGTGGAGGAGACTGTCCGGCTCTGGAAAGGAGAGCACAGTGAAGACCTGCCGCTCTTGACCCAGCTTGCCTGTGAAGTGGACAAGCGCGAGCTGCTCCTCCTGGCCGTGCTGCTTCACGATGTGGGGAAAGGCGAAGGAGGGGGGCACGCGGACAAGGGTGCCGATATGGCGCGTACCGTTGCCCGTCGCATGGGGCTTACCAGGGAGGACAGCGAACGTCTCGAATTCCTTATCAGGAATCACCTGCTATTTGCCCACATTGCCCAACGTCGCGACCTACACGACGAGAAGATGATCATCCAGTTTGCCCGACAGATGGGCAAGAGCGAAAACCTGAAAATGCTCTACCTGCTGACCTATGCGGACATAAAGGGGGTTGGGCCGGAAGTTTGGACGGAGTGGAAGGCCTTGCTTCTTCAGGAGCTTTACGAAAAGGCGTTCAAGGTGCTGGAGCGCGGCGACTTCAAGTTTGAAGCCAGCAGCGAGCGGGTAAAGAAGGTAAAGCGGCAGGTACTGGAGATACTGGGTGATGATTATCCCACGACACTTGTGAAAGAGGAGCTGAAGGCGTTGACGACGCGGCACCTGCTTTCCAATTCTCCGGCCGTCATAGCGGACCATATCAAGACGCTGCTCCTGCTGGATGGCAAGAACCTGGTTATGAAGGTCGTTCATGAGGTGGATAAAGGTTATTCCAACTTTACCATCTGCACCCTTGACGTACCCGGCCTCTTTTCCATGATAACAGGGGTCATGGCTGCCAACGGGATGAATATTCTCGGCGCGCAAATCCTTACCAGCAGGAACGGCAAGGCGCTGGACGTGCTTCAGGTCAACTCTCCGCAGGGGTTCGTCATTACAGATGAAAGCCGCTGGCAAAGGCTTGAGGACGATATGCGCCAGGTCCTGCAGGGTAAGGTCCGGGTCGGCACCCTGGTAAAGAAGCGTTACCGTCCGACCATCCTGACTGAAAAGCCGAAACCGAAGTTTCCCACGCGGGTTGAAATCGACAACGAGGTTTCAGCGGATTACACGGTCATTGACATCTATACCCACGACAAGGTCGGGCTCCTCTACCGGATAACCAGCACCCTCACCGAGCTTGGGCTGTATATCGGCGTGTCGAAGGTTTCAACAAAGGTCGATCAGGTAGCGGACGTCTTTTACGTCAAGGATATTTTCGGCCATAAGCTGCTTGGTGGTGATAAACTTGAAGAAATAAGGATCCACCTGCTCAAGGCCATTGATGAAGAAATATGA
- a CDS encoding cytochrome b, producing the protein MSLLKKIYCWIDVRIGAGELVEKELTGYLLPRNINVWYSMGSILLVIFFLQVVTGILLLVYYVPDADKAFHSVTFIMNNVPFGWLIRMCHAVGSNMMVLILLFHMLSVLFMGSYKSPREMNWLSGFILFNLVLAVSLTGYLLPWSQLSFWATTVATNSVGAIPYVGEFLVEFLRGGKLVGPATLGRFFALHVLLIPLTIAAVVGAHLFFLQRTGVSTPPFGLTDSRNQWQGDNYRYESHPGGIPFFPNYALQDMTSIAIYFAFFLGVFFFAPYIFFPADAFVPANPFLTPAHIKPEWYFLANYQTLKIFPSEFFGLAVQGAAMTFLALLPFIDRGVEKHPLKRPLFMVCAIGGILLYLALMIWGHYS; encoded by the coding sequence ATGTCGCTTCTAAAAAAAATATACTGCTGGATCGACGTGCGCATTGGCGCCGGAGAACTGGTGGAGAAGGAGTTGACCGGATACCTCCTCCCTCGGAACATCAACGTCTGGTATTCCATGGGAAGCATCCTCCTGGTGATATTCTTCCTGCAGGTGGTTACAGGGATTCTGCTCCTGGTCTATTATGTGCCGGATGCCGACAAGGCCTTCCACAGCGTCACGTTCATCATGAATAACGTCCCGTTCGGCTGGCTGATCCGCATGTGTCATGCAGTCGGTTCAAACATGATGGTGTTGATCCTGCTTTTTCACATGTTGTCGGTCCTGTTCATGGGGAGCTATAAAAGCCCGCGGGAAATGAACTGGCTATCAGGGTTTATCCTCTTCAACCTCGTCCTGGCGGTCTCGCTGACCGGTTATCTCCTCCCCTGGAGCCAACTCTCTTTCTGGGCAACCACTGTTGCCACCAACAGCGTCGGCGCAATCCCTTACGTCGGAGAATTTCTCGTGGAATTCCTGCGCGGCGGCAAACTGGTCGGTCCGGCTACCCTTGGGCGCTTTTTTGCCCTGCATGTGCTCCTGATACCATTGACCATCGCTGCCGTCGTCGGCGCACACCTCTTTTTCCTTCAGCGAACCGGCGTCTCCACTCCCCCTTTTGGCCTGACCGATTCAAGAAATCAATGGCAGGGAGACAACTACCGCTACGAAAGCCATCCGGGAGGCATCCCCTTTTTCCCCAACTATGCGCTTCAGGACATGACCTCCATCGCCATTTATTTTGCATTTTTCCTGGGTGTGTTTTTTTTCGCCCCTTACATATTCTTCCCTGCAGATGCATTTGTACCTGCAAACCCCTTCCTGACCCCCGCCCACATCAAACCGGAATGGTACTTCCTCGCCAACTACCAGACCCTGAAAATATTCCCCAGTGAATTTTTCGGTCTTGCCGTGCAGGGAGCAGCCATGACCTTTCTCGCACTTTTGCCGTTCATCGACCGGGGTGTAGAGAAACATCCGCTTAAGCGCCCCCTGTTTATGGTCTGCGCAATCGGCGGCATTCTGCTGTATCTCGCACTGATGATATGGGGACACTACTCATGA
- a CDS encoding cofactor-independent phosphoglycerate mutase produces the protein MKYIVLLGDGMSDEKIEELGGKTPLQAANTPNMDFMAKRGKLGLARTVPKGLPPGSDVANLSVFGYDPVSCYTGRSPLEAASMGVELGINDVAFRVNLVNLHPHAGKLYMQDYSAGHISSMDGRELIEELQKHLGDDEFHFYPGVGYRHLMVWRNGKDKITATPPHDITGKNIIDFLPAGEGADRLINLMNSSQLIFFNHPQYKRRLANGEVPANSIWLWGQGKSPRMATFADKFALNGAVISAVDLIKGIGIYAGLEIVNVPGATGYIDTNYRGKAEAALKVLEEKDYVYLHVEAPDEASHSGKLQDKIRAIEDFDALVVGPVLEGIRKFGDYRILCTPDHPTPVKLMTHTSDPVPFIIYSGEELADDNVTGYDEESAASGLFVEEGFRLMEMMKK, from the coding sequence ATGAAGTACATTGTTTTGCTCGGCGACGGCATGTCCGATGAAAAAATTGAGGAGCTCGGAGGTAAGACTCCGCTCCAGGCGGCAAATACCCCCAACATGGATTTTATGGCAAAACGGGGAAAATTAGGTCTTGCCAGGACCGTTCCCAAGGGGCTTCCCCCCGGGAGCGATGTTGCCAACCTTTCGGTGTTCGGCTACGATCCGGTCAGCTGCTATACAGGCCGGTCACCGCTCGAAGCCGCCAGCATGGGGGTGGAGCTGGGAATAAATGATGTGGCTTTCCGCGTCAATCTCGTTAATTTGCATCCCCATGCCGGCAAGCTTTACATGCAGGATTATTCGGCTGGTCATATTTCCAGCATGGATGGGCGGGAACTGATCGAGGAACTGCAAAAACATCTGGGCGATGACGAGTTCCATTTTTATCCTGGGGTAGGATACCGCCACCTCATGGTCTGGCGCAACGGTAAGGATAAAATAACCGCCACGCCGCCACACGACATTACCGGCAAAAATATCATCGATTTTCTTCCTGCAGGGGAGGGCGCCGATCGCCTCATCAACCTGATGAATTCTTCGCAGCTGATTTTTTTCAACCATCCGCAATACAAACGGCGCCTGGCGAACGGCGAGGTTCCGGCAAATTCCATCTGGCTCTGGGGGCAGGGCAAGTCTCCACGTATGGCCACCTTTGCCGACAAGTTCGCCTTGAACGGTGCGGTTATCTCTGCTGTGGATCTTATCAAGGGCATCGGCATTTATGCCGGGCTTGAAATTGTCAATGTGCCCGGCGCAACCGGCTATATCGACACTAACTACCGGGGCAAGGCTGAGGCGGCGCTCAAAGTTCTCGAAGAAAAGGATTATGTCTACCTGCATGTGGAAGCGCCCGACGAGGCGTCCCATTCCGGTAAGCTTCAAGACAAGATCAGGGCGATCGAGGATTTTGATGCGCTGGTGGTCGGTCCGGTCCTGGAAGGGATCAGGAAATTCGGTGATTACCGCATACTCTGTACGCCGGACCATCCGACACCGGTCAAGCTGATGACCCATACGTCGGATCCCGTTCCATTTATCATCTACAGCGGTGAAGAGCTGGCAGACGATAACGTGACGGGCTACGACGAAGAATCTGCCGCTTCCGGCCTGTTTGTGGAAGAAGGGTTCAGGCTGATGGAGATGATGAAGAAATGA
- a CDS encoding cytochrome c3 family protein, whose translation MVKPWQGSIHAENGTSCHDCHGGDPKDAVNAMNPARGFLGVPKEIEIPSFCGRCHIGIRDDYLQSAHGKALGHGGPTCVTCHGSHDVKKVTLDIINEKNCSRCHAYARAAELKAAMEQAEKQIVVIEERLKVYKGEGVNTDAREKALFSARNRYHRLFHEVNTAKVRAESAQIVTELDKIQRGFGNIEAERQKRKITGVVAVSGSLLAALLFYLLRKTYD comes from the coding sequence ATGGTAAAACCTTGGCAAGGAAGTATTCATGCGGAGAACGGTACCAGCTGTCATGACTGTCACGGCGGTGACCCAAAGGATGCGGTTAACGCCATGAATCCTGCACGCGGCTTTCTGGGAGTACCGAAAGAAATTGAGATTCCCTCCTTTTGCGGCCGCTGTCATATCGGAATCAGGGACGATTACCTGCAAAGCGCGCACGGCAAGGCACTGGGCCATGGAGGGCCGACCTGCGTCACCTGTCACGGCAGCCATGACGTGAAAAAAGTGACCCTGGATATTATCAATGAAAAGAACTGCTCTCGCTGCCACGCTTACGCTCGCGCAGCGGAACTCAAGGCAGCGATGGAGCAGGCAGAAAAGCAGATAGTGGTAATCGAGGAGCGGTTAAAGGTCTATAAAGGCGAGGGGGTCAATACCGATGCGAGGGAAAAAGCGCTGTTTTCCGCTCGCAACAGGTATCATAGACTTTTTCATGAAGTAAATACGGCAAAGGTAAGGGCAGAATCAGCGCAGATCGTAACGGAACTAGATAAAATACAGCGCGGTTTCGGCAATATCGAAGCTGAAAGACAAAAAAGAAAAATAACAGGCGTCGTAGCTGTAAGCGGCTCGCTCCTAGCCGCCCTACTCTTTTATCTCTTGAGGAAAACCTACGATTAG
- a CDS encoding class 1 fructose-bisphosphatase, which produces MFSEPGKSKFQIDLRRHLRSQNICDNLIHLICEIAEASKYVINAVRTGDLGVAGTSNLYGEEQLALDVLSDRIMRKRLIHSGVVCNIASEEMDEIYQVTTDSNGLYSVAYDPLDGSSLVDVNLAVGTIVSIFSGCDLLQEGRKQVAAMYILYGPRVSLVYTVGDGVHEFTMNQLMEFNLTRENIRMQPDGNIYSPGGLRNKYNEGDEKFIRYLEAKGCKLRYSGGFVPDINQVLMKGKGLFMYPALNGSPNGKLRLLFELNPMAFIIEHAGGAATNGKIPILDIKPEGLDQRAPIYIGCVEDVNRAMEYVYKS; this is translated from the coding sequence ATGTTTAGTGAGCCGGGGAAATCCAAATTTCAAATTGATCTGCGGCGCCATCTGCGCAGTCAAAATATTTGCGACAATCTCATTCATCTGATCTGCGAAATTGCCGAGGCGAGCAAATACGTCATCAATGCCGTAAGGACCGGCGATCTTGGGGTGGCGGGTACGTCCAATCTTTACGGTGAAGAGCAGCTTGCCCTTGATGTGTTGTCTGACCGTATCATGAGGAAACGACTCATTCATTCAGGTGTTGTCTGCAATATTGCTTCCGAAGAAATGGACGAGATATACCAGGTGACCACGGATTCCAATGGCCTCTATTCCGTTGCGTATGATCCCCTTGACGGTTCTTCGCTGGTTGATGTCAATCTGGCCGTTGGTACGATCGTTTCCATTTTTTCAGGTTGCGATCTTCTCCAGGAGGGACGCAAGCAGGTAGCGGCCATGTATATCCTTTATGGGCCGAGAGTTTCGCTGGTCTACACCGTTGGCGACGGTGTCCATGAATTTACCATGAACCAGCTGATGGAATTTAACCTGACACGTGAGAATATCCGGATGCAGCCTGACGGCAATATATATTCACCTGGCGGTCTGCGTAATAAATATAACGAAGGTGATGAAAAGTTCATCCGCTATCTGGAAGCCAAAGGTTGCAAGCTGCGTTATTCCGGCGGGTTTGTCCCTGATATCAACCAGGTGTTGATGAAAGGGAAGGGGCTTTTCATGTATCCTGCTTTGAACGGGTCACCAAACGGCAAGTTGCGCCTACTGTTCGAGCTCAATCCCATGGCGTTTATCATAGAACATGCCGGTGGCGCAGCTACCAATGGTAAGATACCGATACTCGATATCAAGCCCGAAGGCCTTGACCAGCGGGCTCCAATATATATCGGATGCGTTGAAGATGTTAATCGGGCTATGGAGTACGTGTATAAAAGCTGA
- a CDS encoding QcrA and Rieske domain-containing protein, which yields MVVKERRTFLGVCLGALFAAGAGAIAYPVFRYLAPRREIGNKGKVEIPESELTAGSAKYFEYQGKAAVLIRKKSGALLALSAVCTHLGCVVQWQKENEQFLCPCHAGLFTADGTVISGPPPKPLEKISFVIANGIIIVG from the coding sequence ATGGTAGTCAAAGAGAGACGAACATTTCTCGGCGTATGCCTCGGCGCTTTATTCGCTGCTGGCGCCGGAGCCATTGCCTATCCGGTGTTCAGATACCTGGCTCCGAGACGTGAGATCGGCAACAAGGGTAAAGTTGAAATACCGGAGTCGGAACTGACCGCAGGGAGTGCAAAATACTTTGAATACCAAGGGAAGGCAGCGGTACTGATCAGAAAAAAAAGCGGAGCCCTGCTGGCGCTTTCTGCGGTCTGTACCCACCTCGGTTGCGTCGTCCAGTGGCAGAAAGAAAATGAACAGTTTCTCTGCCCCTGCCACGCCGGTCTATTTACAGCTGATGGAACCGTGATTTCAGGCCCTCCGCCCAAACCGCTGGAAAAGATTTCCTTTGTCATCGCAAACGGCATAATAATTGTAGGTTGA